One Acidobacteriota bacterium genomic window, TTATCTGTAGCTGGCAGGATGATGAAAATTATATTCGCGCATTGGCTTCGATGATTAGTGAAGAGTTAAAAGGTTTCGTAAATCAAAACCCTTCTGATATTCATCTGATTTTCAGTGCTCACAGCGTTCCGGTAAGTTATGTTGAAAAGGATGGCGACCCTTATCTCGCGCACACCCAGGAAACCGTCAAACTGGTAATGGAACAACTCGACAATGCTTATCCCCATACGCTTGCCTTTCAAAGCAAAGTAGGACCCGTCAAATGGCTGGAGCCGTCAACCGAACAGACCATTCGCCAACTGGCTAATGAAGGCGTATCGCAAATGTTGCTCATCCCCATCAGTTTTGTTTCCGAGCATATTGAAACGCTTTACGAGTTGGATATTCTTTATAAGGGAGTTGCCGATGAGGTTGGTGTAAAAGATTACCGCCGGGTTTCAGCTTTAAATTGCCGCCCGGAATTTATCTCGACCCTTGCTGACCTGGTTGAAAAAGAATTAACCGATTCCGCGAGGCAACAATTAAACATTTGCCCATATTACGAAGTGAGCTGTCAAAAAAACACCTTATGCAAAACACCCACAAACA contains:
- the hemH gene encoding ferrochelatase; translation: MSDQINNEEKLGVLLLNLGGPETLADVRPFLYNLFADPDIIRLPFKFLQKPLAWLISSRRHKKSSGYYAQIGGGSPLRKITDEQANELREELKRRNLKAEVYVAMRYWHPFTEKALEQIEKDGITRLIILPLYPQFSISTTGSSLNRINEITNKTGQKLANQSVICSWQDDENYIRALASMISEELKGFVNQNPSDIHLIFSAHSVPVSYVEKDGDPYLAHTQETVKLVMEQLDNAYPHTLAFQSKVGPVKWLEPSTEQTIRQLANEGVSQMLLIPISFVSEHIETLYELDILYKGVADEVGVKDYRRVSALNCRPEFISTLADLVEKELTDSARQQLNICPYYEVSCQKNTLCKTPTNK